The following proteins are co-located in the Candidatus Eremiobacteraceae bacterium genome:
- the modA gene encoding molybdate ABC transporter substrate-binding protein, translating into MMLLNVTLTVFAAASLHVAMPAIGHAFEAANPGVAVSFDFDGSQVLVTQIEQGAKADVFASADTKNMTAAQSAGFAGPSTVFAHNALTIVTPYSSPVKIAADLASPDVKVAVCVVSAPCGHYAMDALKAMNIPANIATQEINVEGVLEKVELNEVDAGIVYVSDATTAKRGTIRTIVIPTYDQQPVNYPAAAIKGSANADLAAKFVAFLISARAQAILRRYGFKGI; encoded by the coding sequence ATGATGCTTCTCAATGTGACGCTGACGGTTTTCGCGGCTGCGTCGTTGCACGTGGCGATGCCCGCCATCGGCCACGCTTTTGAAGCGGCAAATCCGGGCGTCGCCGTTTCGTTCGACTTCGACGGCAGTCAAGTGTTGGTCACGCAGATAGAGCAAGGCGCCAAAGCCGATGTCTTTGCGAGCGCCGACACGAAGAACATGACCGCCGCCCAATCCGCTGGATTCGCCGGGCCGTCGACCGTGTTCGCGCACAATGCGCTCACGATAGTGACGCCGTACTCGTCGCCGGTCAAAATCGCTGCGGACTTGGCTTCGCCCGATGTCAAAGTGGCGGTGTGCGTGGTCAGCGCGCCATGCGGCCACTACGCGATGGATGCACTGAAAGCGATGAACATCCCCGCGAATATCGCGACGCAAGAGATCAACGTCGAAGGCGTCTTGGAAAAAGTGGAATTGAACGAAGTGGACGCGGGGATCGTCTACGTGTCCGACGCCACTACCGCAAAGCGAGGCACGATCCGCACCATCGTCATCCCGACGTACGACCAGCAACCGGTGAACTATCCGGCGGCGGCCATCAAGGGGAGCGCCAATGCGGACCTTGCGGCGAAATTCGTGGCGTTTCTAATAAGCGCACGGGCCCAGGCGATATTGCGCCGCTACGGCTTCAAGGGCATCTAA